A single window of Agromyces aureus DNA harbors:
- a CDS encoding sugar phosphate isomerase/epimerase family protein → MSAHPRLSMNQATIKYAPLDDALRVTAEGGYESIGLWREPVQAVGLDEAARRFADSGLRLSTYCRGGFFTMPEGQARRASIDDNRRGIDETATLAAAGAAGSTPVFVLVAGGLPEGSTDLVGARSRVADALAELAPHAASAGVTLAIEPLHPMYASDRAVVSTLGQALDLAERFDPAVVGVTIDTFHVWWDPEVLPQIARAGATGRIATYQVCDWNTPIAADPLLSRHEPGDGVIDFASLTAAVEATGYDRDIEVEIFNQEIWDAAWPDVVARTARAFEAAVAPHLRASVPA, encoded by the coding sequence ATGAGCGCGCACCCCCGCCTGTCGATGAACCAGGCCACGATCAAGTACGCGCCGCTCGACGACGCGCTGCGGGTGACCGCCGAGGGCGGGTACGAGTCGATCGGGCTCTGGCGCGAGCCCGTGCAGGCCGTCGGACTCGACGAGGCCGCGCGCCGCTTCGCGGACTCGGGCCTGCGCCTGTCGACGTACTGCCGCGGCGGCTTCTTCACGATGCCCGAAGGCCAGGCCCGGCGGGCATCCATCGACGACAACCGTCGCGGCATCGACGAGACCGCGACCCTCGCGGCGGCAGGCGCGGCCGGCAGCACGCCCGTGTTCGTGCTCGTCGCGGGCGGCCTGCCCGAGGGATCCACCGATCTCGTCGGCGCCCGCTCGCGCGTGGCCGACGCCCTCGCCGAACTCGCGCCGCACGCGGCATCCGCCGGCGTCACGCTCGCCATCGAACCGCTGCACCCGATGTACGCGTCGGACCGCGCGGTGGTCTCCACGCTCGGACAGGCACTGGACCTCGCCGAGCGGTTCGACCCTGCGGTGGTCGGCGTCACGATCGACACGTTCCACGTCTGGTGGGACCCGGAGGTGCTGCCGCAGATCGCCCGCGCCGGGGCCACCGGTCGCATCGCGACCTACCAGGTGTGCGACTGGAACACGCCGATCGCGGCCGACCCGCTGCTCTCGCGCCACGAGCCCGGCGACGGCGTGATCGACTTCGCGAGCCTCACGGCCGCCGTCGAGGCGACCGGCTACGACCGCGACATCGAGGTCGAGATCTTCAACCAGGAGATCTGGGATGCCGCGTGGCCCGACGTGGTCGCCCGCACCGCCCGCGCGTTCGAGGCGGCCGTCGCGCCGCACCTGCGGGCGTCGGTTCCCGCGTAG
- a CDS encoding ABC transporter ATP-binding protein, translated as MTGQALSRIEHAIDGRHPARSILRLLDLHRGKVLAAVAFFTVKDTPLWLLPVITAAIIDVVVAGGPVSTLWIWAGVAVVALAQNYPNHVQYTRLFMGAVREIGADLRNALAARLQALSIGFHSRANSAVVQTKVVRDVENVEVMLQQAAHPLLSATMVLIGAVVMTAINVPAFLPVYALAIPLAVLLRAILNRRSAMRNASFRREVEQFSARVGEMATLLPITRAHGLEQTAVTRVAHGAEGVRAAGFQLDLLNGRFASLSWVSLQLLGVGCLVLAAWVSITGLIPITPGQVVLLSSYFALLTGAATNLLMLLPIIARGTESIRSIGEVMQDPDLERNEGKRPVTDVRGDLALEGVGYRYDDGRSDAAGGRGDTGARPIRPALSGLDLDIRAGETIAFVGSSGSGKSTLLNLVLGFLRPTSGRVLLDGVDMAELDLRTFRSFVSVVPQESVLFEGSIRENIVYGLGDVDDDRVLDALRDANALEVVDAQPDGWHTVVGERGARLSGGQRQRLSIARALVRDPRVLLLDEATSALDPESEAKIKVALEHLMRGRTTLVVAHRLSTIRSADRIVVLEQGRIVEIGSHAELIAAGGRYAELDRVQSA; from the coding sequence ATGACTGGGCAAGCGCTTTCCCGAATTGAGCACGCGATCGACGGACGGCATCCGGCGCGCTCGATCCTCCGCCTGCTCGACCTGCACCGGGGCAAGGTGCTCGCGGCCGTCGCGTTCTTCACCGTCAAGGACACGCCGCTCTGGCTGCTGCCCGTCATCACCGCCGCCATCATCGACGTGGTCGTCGCCGGCGGGCCCGTCTCGACGCTCTGGATCTGGGCCGGCGTCGCGGTCGTCGCGCTCGCCCAGAACTACCCGAACCACGTGCAGTACACGCGCCTGTTCATGGGCGCCGTGCGCGAGATCGGCGCCGACCTGCGCAACGCGCTCGCCGCCAGGCTGCAGGCGCTCTCGATCGGCTTCCACTCGCGCGCGAACTCCGCCGTCGTGCAGACCAAGGTCGTGCGCGACGTCGAGAACGTCGAGGTGATGCTCCAACAGGCCGCGCATCCGCTGCTCTCGGCGACCATGGTGCTCATCGGCGCCGTCGTGATGACCGCGATCAACGTGCCGGCCTTCCTGCCCGTCTACGCGCTCGCGATTCCGCTCGCGGTGCTGCTCCGCGCCATCCTCAACCGCCGCAGCGCGATGCGCAACGCGTCGTTCCGCCGCGAGGTCGAGCAGTTCTCGGCGCGCGTCGGCGAGATGGCGACCCTCCTGCCCATCACGCGCGCGCACGGCCTCGAGCAGACCGCCGTCACCCGGGTCGCGCACGGCGCCGAGGGCGTTCGGGCCGCCGGGTTCCAGCTCGACCTGCTCAACGGGCGCTTCGCATCGCTGTCATGGGTCAGCCTGCAACTGCTCGGCGTCGGATGCCTCGTGCTCGCCGCCTGGGTCTCGATCACCGGCCTCATCCCGATCACGCCAGGCCAGGTCGTGCTGCTGAGCTCCTACTTCGCCCTGCTCACGGGCGCCGCGACGAACCTGCTCATGCTGCTGCCGATCATCGCGCGCGGCACCGAGTCGATCCGCTCGATCGGCGAGGTCATGCAGGACCCCGACCTCGAGCGCAACGAGGGCAAGCGCCCCGTCACCGACGTGCGCGGCGACCTCGCGCTCGAGGGGGTCGGGTACCGGTACGACGACGGGCGATCGGATGCCGCGGGCGGGCGCGGCGACACGGGCGCGCGCCCGATCCGGCCCGCGCTCTCGGGCCTCGACCTCGACATCCGCGCCGGCGAGACGATCGCGTTCGTCGGGTCGTCCGGATCAGGCAAGTCGACGCTGCTGAACCTCGTGCTCGGGTTCCTGCGACCCACGAGCGGACGCGTGCTGCTCGACGGCGTCGACATGGCGGAGCTCGACCTGCGCACGTTCCGCAGCTTCGTGTCGGTCGTGCCGCAGGAGTCGGTGCTCTTCGAGGGCAGCATCCGCGAGAACATCGTCTACGGCCTCGGCGACGTCGACGACGACCGCGTGCTCGACGCGCTGCGCGACGCCAACGCGCTCGAGGTCGTCGACGCCCAGCCCGACGGCTGGCACACGGTCGTCGGCGAACGCGGGGCCAGGCTCTCGGGGGGGCAGCGGCAGCGGCTCTCGATCGCGCGTGCGCTCGTGCGCGACCCCCGAGTGCTGCTGCTCGACGAGGCGACGAGCGCCCTCGACCCCGAGTCGGAGGCGAAGATCAAGGTCGCGCTCGAGCACCTCATGCGCGGGCGCACGACCCTCGTCGTCGCGCACCGGCTCTCGACGATCCGCTCGGCCGACCGCATCGTCGTGCTCGAGCAGGGCCGCATCGTCGAGATCGGCTCGCACGCCGAGCTCATCGCCGCCGGCGGGCGATACGCCGAGCTCGACCGAGTGCAGTCGGCCTAG
- a CDS encoding GNAT family N-acetyltransferase → MFDPRSIPADHSTIEALRSRGLEYRQVDAADEAAMQAWVQAETRGFHHARPEPAELSRELRIAKQRSVRGVYDSTAHDAAVPVATVDGWPSGLSVPGGRSVDAWAVSAVTVSPTHRRRGIARALLEAQLRYASEAGAALAMLTLTEATIYGRYGFGPAASAATIKVDRRRVHWIGPDAPGRVQFVEPADLIAKAPAIARRAVARTPGEIDRWPGLLERHLGLVDPDSAASRALRVARYDDRSGQAQGFIAYTVGREPNQPGVVECDVFVAATDEAERALWHFLVELDFVTEIRARLRSVDEPLPWLLEDPRATSMHDVVDHLWLRVLDPIVALTAREYGASGTLTLEVADPLGHAAGTYVLDASGDGHAEVRRTDDAEGRADAVAAGSRSGRRSRGQTAHGLRLDVRELGAIYLGGVRPSVLARAGRIEELSPGSLALADRLFAAPRTPHLSIWF, encoded by the coding sequence ATGTTCGATCCTCGCAGCATCCCGGCCGATCACTCGACGATCGAGGCCCTCCGAAGCCGCGGGCTCGAATACCGCCAGGTCGACGCGGCCGACGAGGCCGCCATGCAGGCCTGGGTGCAGGCCGAGACCCGCGGGTTCCACCACGCCAGACCCGAACCGGCCGAACTCAGCCGAGAACTCCGCATCGCCAAGCAGCGCAGCGTGCGCGGGGTCTACGACTCGACCGCGCACGATGCCGCAGTGCCCGTCGCGACCGTCGACGGCTGGCCGTCGGGCCTCAGCGTGCCCGGCGGTCGCAGCGTCGACGCCTGGGCCGTGAGCGCCGTCACCGTCTCCCCCACGCACCGCCGCCGAGGCATCGCCCGCGCACTGCTCGAGGCGCAACTGCGCTACGCCAGCGAGGCGGGCGCCGCCCTCGCGATGCTCACGCTCACCGAGGCCACCATCTACGGGCGCTACGGGTTCGGCCCCGCGGCATCCGCGGCGACGATCAAGGTCGACCGGCGTCGCGTGCACTGGATCGGCCCTGACGCACCCGGCCGCGTGCAGTTCGTCGAACCCGCCGACCTCATCGCCAAGGCGCCCGCCATCGCGCGCCGCGCCGTCGCGCGCACGCCCGGCGAGATCGACCGCTGGCCGGGGCTGCTCGAACGCCACCTCGGGCTGGTCGACCCCGACAGTGCAGCATCGCGGGCCCTGCGCGTGGCCAGGTACGACGACCGGTCCGGCCAGGCGCAGGGGTTCATCGCGTACACGGTCGGGCGAGAGCCGAACCAGCCGGGCGTCGTCGAGTGCGACGTGTTCGTCGCCGCGACCGACGAGGCCGAACGCGCACTCTGGCACTTCCTCGTCGAGCTGGACTTCGTCACCGAGATCCGCGCGCGCCTGCGCAGCGTCGACGAGCCGCTTCCATGGCTGCTCGAAGACCCGCGCGCCACGAGCATGCACGACGTCGTCGACCACCTCTGGCTGCGCGTGCTCGACCCGATCGTGGCGCTCACGGCGCGCGAGTACGGCGCATCGGGCACCCTCACGCTCGAGGTCGCCGACCCGCTCGGGCACGCGGCCGGCACCTACGTGCTCGACGCCTCGGGCGACGGGCACGCCGAGGTGCGCCGCACCGACGATGCCGAGGGGCGAGCGGATGCCGTGGCCGCCGGCTCGCGTTCCGGCCGCCGTTCGCGCGGGCAGACGGCGCACGGCCTCCGGCTCGACGTGCGCGAGCTCGGTGCGATCTACCTGGGCGGTGTTCGACCGTCGGTGCTGGCCAGGGCCGGACGCATCGAGGAGCTGTCGCCCGGGTCGCTCGCCCTCGCCGACCGACTCTTCGCCGCACCGCGCACGCCGCACCTCAGCATCTGGTTCTGA